A genomic segment from Burkholderia plantarii encodes:
- a CDS encoding cellulose synthase subunit BcsC-related outer membrane protein, with translation MPMKRVPPARRAPSRAPALLLALALAAGAFSHAPRAAAADPALQALIDQGRYWQAHGRGDLAEQAWKKVLGIDARQPDALLGMGMVMADRKDGAQAESYLERLRQIAPNTPGIDELGRRLGQSTPRDQTVNDARRLAQSGQSASAVQQYQKAMNGAPATPELRLEYYQALSATPNGWDEARKGLEALARENTDDPRYALAYAQHLTYRDVTRRDGIARLQQLAGDAKVGQQARQSWRQALLWLAARPSDQPMFDAYLKLAPNDPAVKARYDSMVTQEKAASERSAQDLANDARGRAVAEGFAALDRNDLATARARFTAILGSAPNDGDALGGLGIVELKQEHFREARDDLERASRTGDPARWRDALKSATYWTYTSEALGAQSNGDPAKAKSLFERAIALDPSEVSGELMLGELLLGNHDPRGAEQAYRMALRRQADNPDAIRGLVGALAAQGRGDEALQFANQLTAEQQARAGGLDRLRGTALAAQARAAEAQGDLGRARSLFEEALVGDADDPWLRLDLARIYVRQGAVTSARSMMDGLLAAHPDMVDAQYAGALLAEQTHDYGNGLRLLERVPADKRTAAMGELQHRLWLGQQAELAMQMIRHGQTGQAMAMLRAAEPVAQGNPAMLGQLAGAYLAAGDAGRAMGLVQGAMASAPADVGLRLQYANLLFASHQDALLGEEMQRLHATRLSAEQHAELDRIDLAIVVRRADLVRTSGDLASAYAVIAPWLAAMPDNPDLQAALGRLYTSAGDPANALTCYKVALARRADDHGLQLATLYAASGAKQWRYAEQVAKLALAGAPDDPGTLAAVGRMYRAEGNLTLAARYLKQSLVAGSTPPAGRTVAGPVAQVPRGWEALSRPLGANPLPGTNPFEGRTAVDATDDPGSAGATAAANAYAPAVPSSFTPSSSVPIVPAYLPAAHPAPYVAPYQAPAGVSPGNRVPAASVGAAGPVDSTGYGPDSAAGGESGGPAARPLQPYSQYAPGAPAQPYAQGYPQQGYPQQGYPQQGYAQQGYPQQAYQQPAYQQPAYAPQGYPQQQGYPQQGYAPQGYPPPGYAQQPYAAAPWPMSPAAQAAQQDAYRQPAAKRATTRKPARTNRAAQQPAYPQQPAYAQGYPQQGYPQQGYAPYPQQGYAPPYQQGGYPQQQGYAQNGYAPQPYPAYNPQPPYPQQAQGPDYIPPPPAGYAQPYAPAAVAAAGVAGAPPQPSANPQTVGVADELAAINREQSSSVSAGLVFRNRAGEDGLSTLNDIEAPIEGRIKAGNGHLVITATPVTLDSGTGVDDIPTHARFGSGLSQTASPAGGYGSQTAMGVGVSLGYETKSIKADVGSTPVGFRYQTAVGGLEYNGGFNDKVSYSLAVTRRAVTDSLLSYAGARDAATGEEWGGVTKSGGRAALGWDDGTNGLYVNGELMYYAGHHVANNIGGKAGGGFYTRLYKDAQQTLTAGVNATWMSFDKNQSYFTYGQGGYFSPQQYVILNIPLEYAGRSGPFTYDLKGSAGLQHYRQNAARYFPLDPGLDGSAAANRDTAIAANSTLVLDSNATYPGQSKTSFSYSLYASGEYQLAPQVAVGAMASFGNAYQYREWLAAVYLRYSFTPQSGTPLFPPRKFSSPYLADSD, from the coding sequence ATGCCGATGAAGCGCGTTCCGCCCGCCCGGCGCGCGCCGTCGCGCGCCCCCGCCCTGCTGCTGGCGCTCGCGCTGGCCGCCGGCGCCTTCTCTCACGCGCCGCGCGCGGCGGCCGCCGATCCAGCGCTGCAGGCGCTGATCGACCAGGGCCGCTACTGGCAGGCGCACGGCCGCGGCGATCTGGCCGAGCAGGCCTGGAAGAAGGTGCTCGGGATCGACGCGAGGCAGCCCGACGCGCTGCTCGGCATGGGCATGGTGATGGCCGACCGCAAGGACGGCGCGCAGGCCGAGTCCTATCTCGAACGGCTGCGCCAGATCGCGCCGAACACGCCCGGCATCGACGAGCTGGGGCGGCGCCTCGGCCAGTCCACGCCGCGCGACCAGACCGTCAACGACGCGCGCCGCCTCGCGCAGTCGGGGCAGAGCGCCTCGGCCGTGCAGCAGTACCAGAAGGCGATGAACGGCGCGCCCGCCACGCCCGAGCTGCGGCTCGAGTATTACCAGGCGCTCTCGGCCACGCCGAACGGCTGGGACGAGGCGCGCAAGGGGCTCGAGGCGCTCGCGCGCGAGAACACCGATGACCCGCGCTACGCGCTCGCCTACGCGCAGCACCTGACCTATCGCGACGTCACGCGCCGCGACGGCATCGCGCGGCTGCAGCAGCTGGCCGGCGACGCCAAGGTCGGCCAGCAGGCGCGCCAGAGCTGGCGCCAGGCGCTGCTGTGGCTGGCCGCGCGGCCGTCCGACCAGCCGATGTTCGACGCCTACCTGAAGCTCGCGCCGAACGATCCGGCCGTGAAGGCGCGCTACGACAGCATGGTCACGCAGGAGAAGGCCGCCAGCGAGCGCAGCGCGCAGGACCTGGCCAACGACGCGCGCGGGCGCGCCGTGGCCGAGGGCTTCGCCGCGCTCGACCGCAACGACCTAGCCACCGCGCGCGCGCGCTTCACCGCGATCCTCGGCAGCGCGCCGAACGACGGCGACGCGCTCGGCGGGCTCGGCATCGTCGAGCTGAAGCAGGAACATTTCCGCGAGGCCCGCGACGATCTCGAACGCGCCTCGCGCACCGGCGACCCGGCGCGCTGGCGCGACGCGCTCAAGAGCGCGACCTACTGGACCTACACGAGCGAGGCGCTCGGCGCGCAGAGCAACGGCGACCCCGCGAAGGCGAAGTCGCTGTTCGAGCGCGCGATCGCGCTCGACCCGTCGGAAGTCAGCGGCGAGCTGATGCTCGGCGAACTGCTGCTCGGCAACCACGACCCGCGCGGCGCCGAGCAGGCCTACCGGATGGCGCTGCGCCGCCAGGCCGACAACCCCGACGCGATCCGCGGCCTGGTCGGCGCGCTCGCGGCGCAGGGGCGCGGCGACGAGGCGCTGCAGTTCGCCAACCAGCTCACCGCCGAGCAGCAGGCGCGCGCGGGCGGCCTCGACAGGCTGCGCGGCACGGCGCTCGCCGCGCAGGCCCGCGCGGCCGAGGCGCAGGGCGACCTGGGCCGCGCGCGCAGCCTGTTCGAGGAAGCGCTGGTCGGCGACGCCGACGATCCGTGGCTGCGGCTCGACCTCGCGCGCATCTACGTGCGTCAGGGCGCGGTGACGTCGGCGCGCAGCATGATGGACGGCCTGCTCGCCGCGCATCCCGACATGGTCGATGCGCAGTACGCGGGCGCGCTGCTCGCCGAGCAGACCCACGACTACGGCAACGGCCTGCGCCTGCTCGAACGGGTGCCGGCCGACAAGCGCACCGCCGCGATGGGCGAGTTGCAGCACCGGCTCTGGCTCGGCCAGCAGGCCGAGCTCGCGATGCAGATGATCAGGCACGGCCAGACCGGCCAGGCGATGGCGATGCTGCGCGCGGCCGAGCCGGTCGCGCAGGGCAACCCGGCGATGCTGGGCCAGCTCGCGGGCGCCTATCTGGCCGCCGGCGACGCGGGCCGCGCGATGGGGCTGGTGCAGGGCGCGATGGCGTCCGCGCCGGCCGACGTCGGGCTGCGCCTGCAGTACGCGAACCTGCTGTTCGCGAGCCATCAGGACGCGCTGCTCGGCGAGGAAATGCAGCGCCTGCACGCCACCCGGCTGAGCGCCGAGCAGCATGCCGAGCTCGACCGCATCGATCTCGCGATCGTGGTGCGCCGCGCCGACCTGGTCCGCACCAGCGGCGATCTGGCGAGCGCCTACGCGGTGATCGCGCCGTGGCTCGCCGCGATGCCCGACAACCCCGACCTGCAGGCCGCGCTCGGCCGGCTCTACACCTCGGCCGGCGACCCCGCCAACGCGCTGACCTGCTACAAGGTCGCGCTGGCGCGCCGCGCCGACGATCACGGCCTGCAACTGGCCACGCTCTACGCGGCCTCGGGCGCCAAGCAGTGGCGCTATGCCGAGCAGGTCGCGAAGCTCGCGCTGGCCGGCGCGCCCGACGATCCCGGCACGCTGGCCGCGGTGGGCCGCATGTATCGCGCCGAGGGCAACCTGACGCTGGCCGCGCGCTACCTGAAGCAGTCGCTGGTGGCGGGCTCGACGCCGCCCGCCGGGCGCACCGTCGCCGGCCCCGTCGCGCAGGTGCCGCGCGGCTGGGAGGCGCTGAGCCGCCCGCTCGGCGCGAACCCGCTGCCCGGCACCAATCCGTTCGAGGGCCGCACCGCCGTCGACGCCACCGACGATCCGGGTTCGGCCGGCGCGACCGCCGCCGCCAATGCCTACGCACCCGCCGTTCCCTCGTCGTTCACTCCTTCGTCATCCGTACCGATCGTGCCCGCCTATCTGCCCGCCGCGCACCCCGCGCCCTACGTCGCGCCTTACCAGGCTCCAGCCGGCGTCTCCCCGGGCAACCGGGTGCCGGCCGCGTCCGTCGGCGCCGCCGGTCCGGTGGACAGCACCGGCTACGGGCCGGACAGCGCCGCCGGCGGCGAATCGGGCGGCCCGGCCGCGCGGCCGCTGCAGCCTTATTCGCAGTACGCGCCCGGCGCGCCGGCGCAGCCCTACGCGCAAGGCTATCCGCAGCAGGGGTATCCGCAGCAGGGCTATCCGCAGCAGGGGTATGCGCAGCAGGGCTACCCGCAGCAGGCTTATCAGCAGCCGGCCTATCAGCAGCCGGCTTACGCGCCGCAGGGCTACCCGCAGCAGCAGGGCTACCCGCAGCAGGGTTACGCCCCGCAGGGCTATCCGCCGCCCGGCTACGCGCAGCAGCCCTACGCGGCGGCGCCGTGGCCGATGTCGCCGGCCGCGCAGGCGGCCCAGCAGGATGCCTACCGCCAACCCGCCGCGAAGCGCGCCACCACGCGCAAGCCGGCCCGGACGAATCGCGCCGCGCAGCAGCCGGCCTACCCGCAGCAGCCGGCTTACGCGCAGGGCTACCCGCAGCAGGGCTATCCGCAGCAGGGCTATGCGCCGTACCCGCAGCAGGGCTACGCGCCGCCGTACCAGCAGGGCGGCTATCCGCAGCAGCAGGGCTATGCGCAAAACGGCTACGCGCCGCAGCCGTACCCGGCGTACAACCCGCAGCCGCCGTATCCGCAGCAGGCCCAGGGGCCGGACTACATTCCGCCGCCGCCCGCCGGCTATGCGCAGCCCTACGCACCGGCCGCGGTCGCCGCGGCGGGCGTGGCCGGCGCGCCGCCGCAGCCGTCGGCGAACCCGCAGACGGTGGGCGTGGCCGACGAACTCGCCGCGATCAACCGCGAGCAGTCGAGCTCGGTGTCGGCCGGCCTGGTGTTCCGCAACCGCGCGGGCGAGGACGGGCTCTCGACGCTCAACGACATCGAGGCGCCGATCGAAGGCCGCATCAAGGCCGGCAACGGCCACCTCGTGATCACCGCCACCCCGGTCACGCTCGATTCGGGCACCGGCGTCGACGACATCCCGACCCACGCGCGGTTCGGCTCGGGCCTTTCGCAGACCGCCTCGCCCGCCGGCGGCTACGGCTCGCAGACGGCCATGGGGGTGGGCGTGTCGCTCGGCTACGAGACCAAGTCGATCAAGGCCGACGTGGGCTCGACGCCCGTGGGCTTCCGCTACCAGACCGCGGTGGGCGGCCTCGAATACAACGGCGGCTTCAACGACAAGGTGTCGTACTCGCTCGCGGTCACGCGCCGAGCCGTGACCGACAGCCTGCTGTCCTACGCCGGCGCGCGCGACGCGGCCACCGGCGAGGAATGGGGCGGCGTGACCAAGTCGGGCGGGCGCGCCGCGCTCGGCTGGGACGACGGCACCAACGGCCTCTACGTGAACGGCGAGCTGATGTACTACGCCGGCCATCACGTCGCGAACAACATCGGCGGCAAGGCGGGCGGCGGCTTCTACACGCGCCTCTACAAGGACGCGCAGCAGACGCTGACGGCCGGCGTGAACGCCACCTGGATGAGCTTCGACAAGAACCAGTCGTACTTCACCTACGGCCAGGGCGGCTACTTCAGCCCGCAGCAGTACGTGATCCTGAACATTCCGCTCGAATACGCGGGCCGCAGCGGGCCGTTCACCTACGACCTCAAGGGCTCGGCCGGCCTGCAGCACTATCGCCAGAACGCGGCGCGCTACTTCCCGCTCGACCCGGGCCTGGACGGCAGCGCGGCCGCCAACCGCGACACCGCGATCGCCGCCAATTCGACGCTGGTGCTCGATTCGAACGCCACCTACCCGGGGCAGAGCAAGACCAGCTTCTCGTACTCGCTGTACGCGAGCGGCGAGTACCAGCTCGCGCCGCAGGTGGCGGTGGGCGCGATGGCCTCGTTCGGCAACGCGTACCAGTACCGCGAGTGGCTCGCGGCCGTCTACCTGCGCTACAGCTTCACGCCGCAGTCGGGTACGCCGCTGTTCCCGCCGCGCAAGTTCAGCTCGCCGTATCTGGCCGATTCGGATTGA
- a CDS encoding LysR family transcriptional regulator: protein MIRIDDLGLFVRTAALGSFSNAAREAGLLPGQVSAAIQRLERELDIRLFARSTRSLKLTAEGEQYLPYAHEVLAALSAGRDRLHGERQDLQGTLRISAPSDLGRNALPGWLTAFRDAHPGLVLKLSLSDEVADVFRDPVDVAIRYGLADNASYVALPLAPHNRRVLVAAPAYLARNGRPRTLDALASHQCLLYVMGGRVYDRWVFPAGDARRLVPVDGALLCNDADVARRWAVDGHGIAYKSWLDVHDDVTSGRLEVLLPAQPGESAPLNLICPHRRQFSPAVRYLHAALGERIAPMAGRMWRHVGYEEPARRGPA from the coding sequence ATGATCCGGATCGACGACCTTGGCCTTTTTGTGCGGACGGCCGCGCTCGGCAGTTTCTCGAACGCGGCGCGCGAGGCGGGCCTGCTGCCGGGGCAGGTCAGCGCGGCGATCCAGCGGCTCGAACGCGAACTCGACATCCGCCTGTTCGCGCGCTCGACGCGCAGCCTCAAGCTGACGGCCGAGGGCGAGCAGTACCTGCCCTATGCGCACGAGGTGCTGGCCGCGCTCAGCGCGGGCCGCGACCGGCTGCACGGCGAGCGGCAGGACCTGCAGGGCACGCTGCGGATCTCGGCGCCGTCCGATCTCGGGCGCAACGCGCTGCCGGGCTGGCTGACCGCGTTTCGCGACGCGCATCCCGGGCTGGTGCTGAAGCTGTCGCTGTCCGACGAGGTGGCCGACGTGTTCCGCGACCCGGTGGACGTGGCGATCCGCTACGGGCTGGCCGACAACGCCAGCTACGTCGCGCTGCCGCTGGCGCCGCACAACCGGCGCGTGCTGGTGGCCGCGCCGGCCTATCTGGCGCGCAACGGCCGGCCGCGCACGCTCGACGCACTCGCGTCGCACCAGTGCCTGCTCTACGTGATGGGGGGCCGCGTGTACGACCGCTGGGTGTTTCCGGCCGGCGACGCGCGCCGGCTCGTGCCGGTGGACGGCGCGCTGCTCTGCAACGATGCCGACGTCGCGCGCCGCTGGGCCGTGGACGGGCACGGCATCGCCTACAAGTCGTGGCTCGACGTCCACGACGACGTGACGAGCGGGCGCCTGGAGGTGCTGCTGCCGGCGCAGCCCGGCGAGAGCGCGCCGCTGAACCTGATCTGTCCGCACCGGCGGCAGTTCTCGCCGGCGGTGCGCTACCTGCACGCGGCGCTCGGCGAACGGATCGCGCCGATGGCCGGGCGGATGTGGCGGCATGTCGGCTACGAGGAACCGGCACGGCGCGGGCCGGCGTGA
- a CDS encoding L-dopachrome tautomerase-related protein, protein MTLAGALAAGLLAAPAAGIAATAAAVASTASGASTEPALAVERRFGTLETVATFDGAMPTGVTVSETGRIFVNFPRWGDDVPFTVGELRDGRVVPYPDAEVNRADAHRPAERFLSVQSVVADGRGRLWVLDTAAPNFSNPLAGGAKLVAIDLRTNRIVKTIVFPAAVMRERTYVNDMRFDFRVGRAGVAYVTDSSLSGVGGIIVVDLDSGSAIRRLTGDASTSADPAFSPVFDGETLMARDASGHATPLTIASDGIALSPDGKTLYYCPLSSRRLYAVPTALLRDPAVSEAELSKAVRDLGEKGASDGLAADANGTVYAGDYEHDSIRKLAPGGQWTTIVHDPRVLWPDTLSVGGDGYLYFTANQLARQAGFHGGQDLRRKPYVLFRTPVGAGPAPTH, encoded by the coding sequence TTGACACTGGCCGGCGCGCTGGCGGCCGGCCTGCTCGCGGCGCCGGCCGCCGGCATCGCGGCCACGGCGGCGGCCGTTGCCTCCACCGCCTCCGGCGCGTCCACCGAGCCGGCGCTGGCCGTCGAGCGCCGCTTCGGCACGCTCGAGACCGTGGCCACCTTCGACGGCGCGATGCCCACCGGCGTGACCGTCAGCGAAACCGGCCGGATCTTCGTCAACTTCCCGCGCTGGGGCGACGACGTGCCGTTCACGGTCGGCGAGCTGCGCGACGGCCGCGTCGTGCCGTATCCCGACGCCGAGGTCAATCGCGCCGACGCGCATCGCCCGGCCGAACGCTTCCTCAGCGTGCAGAGCGTGGTGGCCGACGGGCGCGGGCGCCTCTGGGTGCTCGACACCGCCGCGCCGAACTTCTCGAACCCGCTCGCGGGCGGCGCCAAGCTGGTGGCGATCGACCTGCGGACCAACCGGATCGTGAAGACCATCGTGTTTCCCGCCGCCGTGATGCGCGAGCGGACCTACGTGAACGACATGCGCTTCGATTTCCGCGTCGGCCGCGCCGGCGTGGCCTACGTGACGGATTCGTCGCTGTCGGGCGTGGGCGGCATCATCGTGGTCGATCTCGACAGCGGCAGCGCGATCCGCCGGCTCACCGGCGACGCCTCGACCTCGGCCGATCCGGCGTTCTCGCCCGTGTTCGACGGCGAGACGCTGATGGCGCGCGACGCGAGCGGCCACGCCACGCCGCTCACGATCGCCTCCGACGGCATCGCGCTCTCGCCCGACGGCAAGACGCTCTACTACTGCCCGCTGTCGAGCCGGCGCCTCTACGCGGTGCCGACCGCGCTGCTGCGCGACCCCGCCGTCAGCGAGGCGGAACTGTCGAAGGCGGTGCGCGACCTCGGCGAGAAAGGCGCCTCCGACGGGCTGGCCGCCGACGCGAACGGCACGGTCTACGCCGGCGACTACGAACACGATTCGATCCGCAAGCTCGCGCCGGGCGGCCAGTGGACCACCATCGTCCACGATCCGCGCGTGCTGTGGCCCGACACGCTGTCGGTGGGCGGCGACGGCTACCTGTACTTCACCGCGAACCAGCTCGCGCGGCAGGCCGGCTTCCACGGCGGCCAGGACCTGCGCCGCAAGCCCTACGTGCTGTTCCGCACACCGGTCGGCGCGGGGCCGGCGCCCACCCACTGA
- a CDS encoding aldo/keto reductase: MKYNRLGTSGLFVSELSLGAMTFGVNESYPTLGGLDQPQATELVARALDAGVNLFDTADIYALGQSERLLGEALRGLGVPRERYLIASKAFGPMGAGPNEAGASRAHVHDAVRQSLRRLGVDHIDLYQIHGFDPATPVEETLRALDDLVRQGHVRYVGVSNWAAWQIAKALGVSARLGLARFDSLQAYYSVAGRDLERELVPLLESEGVGLLVWSPLAGGLLSGKQPRGGEAPAGSRRSTLSIPPVDEARAHDAIDVMRGIAEAHGASVAQIALAWLLHQKAVSSVIVGAKRMDQLDDNLGAVDVALDAGELDAIDAVSRLPTEYPGWMFDLWSERRRQQLAGSKR, encoded by the coding sequence ATGAAATACAACCGTCTCGGCACCTCGGGCCTGTTCGTGTCGGAACTCAGCCTCGGCGCGATGACGTTCGGCGTCAACGAGAGTTACCCCACGCTCGGCGGCCTCGACCAGCCGCAGGCCACCGAACTCGTCGCGCGCGCGCTCGATGCCGGCGTCAACCTGTTCGACACCGCCGACATCTACGCGCTCGGCCAGTCCGAGCGCCTGCTCGGCGAGGCGCTGCGCGGCCTCGGCGTGCCGCGCGAACGCTATCTGATCGCCTCGAAGGCGTTCGGCCCGATGGGCGCGGGGCCGAACGAGGCCGGCGCCTCGCGCGCGCACGTCCACGACGCGGTGCGGCAGAGCCTGCGCCGGCTCGGCGTCGATCACATCGACCTCTACCAGATCCACGGCTTCGATCCGGCCACGCCGGTCGAGGAAACGCTGCGCGCGCTCGACGACCTGGTGCGCCAGGGCCACGTGCGCTACGTCGGCGTGTCGAACTGGGCCGCCTGGCAGATCGCGAAGGCGCTCGGCGTCTCGGCGCGGCTCGGCCTCGCGCGCTTCGATTCGCTGCAGGCCTATTACTCGGTGGCCGGGCGCGATCTCGAACGCGAACTCGTGCCGCTGCTCGAAAGCGAGGGCGTGGGGCTGCTGGTGTGGAGCCCGCTCGCGGGCGGCCTGCTGAGCGGCAAGCAGCCGCGCGGCGGCGAGGCGCCGGCCGGCAGCCGCCGTTCGACGCTGTCGATTCCGCCCGTGGACGAGGCACGCGCCCACGACGCGATCGACGTGATGCGCGGCATCGCCGAGGCGCACGGCGCCTCGGTCGCGCAGATCGCGCTCGCGTGGCTGCTGCACCAGAAGGCCGTGTCGAGCGTGATCGTCGGCGCGAAACGGATGGACCAGCTCGACGACAACCTCGGCGCCGTGGACGTGGCGCTCGACGCCGGCGAGCTCGACGCGATCGACGCGGTGAGCCGGCTGCCGACCGAATATCCAGGCTGGATGTTCGATCTGTGGAGCGAGCGGCGGCGCCAGCAGCTGGCGGGTTCGAAGCGTTGA
- a CDS encoding ureidoglycolate lyase: MTSSAPPTRTVAIEPLDAARFEPYGWKLGKPVQAGGATPAFVSPASDFWREHLFETGAGGEPEVLWVVYRNRERRVSSLELHRVTQQAIVPLTGPVVHLVARSDASGAPDLATLRAFALPVGEGICMRPGIWHATRVSEREATCLMLTRASTTLDLVAHLTQGAPAVESELRGIEAVWVGEPA; this comes from the coding sequence ATGACATCGTCCGCCCCGCCCACGCGCACCGTCGCGATCGAACCGCTCGACGCGGCCCGCTTCGAACCCTACGGCTGGAAGCTCGGCAAGCCGGTGCAGGCCGGCGGCGCGACGCCGGCCTTCGTCAGCCCCGCCTCCGATTTCTGGCGCGAGCATCTGTTCGAGACCGGCGCGGGCGGCGAGCCCGAGGTGCTGTGGGTGGTCTACCGCAATCGCGAGCGGCGCGTGAGCTCGCTCGAACTGCATCGCGTGACGCAGCAGGCGATCGTGCCGCTGACCGGCCCGGTCGTGCATCTGGTGGCGCGCAGCGACGCGAGCGGCGCGCCCGACCTCGCCACGCTGCGCGCGTTCGCGCTGCCGGTGGGCGAAGGCATCTGCATGCGGCCCGGCATCTGGCACGCGACGCGCGTGAGCGAGCGCGAGGCCACCTGCCTGATGCTGACGCGCGCCTCGACCACGCTCGATCTCGTCGCGCATCTGACGCAAGGCGCGCCGGCCGTGGAGAGCGAGCTTCGGGGGATCGAGGCGGTGTGGGTCGGCGAGCCGGCGTGA
- a CDS encoding aldo/keto reductase: protein MDYTVFGRSGLRVSRLTLGAMTFGAGEGIWASIAGLDRQQAGRLVGLAAERGVNLIDTADAYSQGRSEQVVGQVLADLGLDESRMLVATKVRLRTGPGPNQVGLGRSHILRSVETSLARLGRDHIDLLQLHDRDVLTPLDETLRALDDLVTQGKVRHVGVCNFSAAELERARAITSRAHWVPVTSNQVHYSLAMRDVEHEIVPVAREHRVALMVWSPLSGGYLTGKYTALNGSPAQGRRATLNFPPVDPALVDPVVHELRAVADELGATPAQVALAWLLARDYVSSVIVGASSEAQLEANLGAGELRLAAAHRERLDRVSASRVPYPQWMQQFHDKDRV, encoded by the coding sequence ATGGATTACACGGTTTTCGGACGTTCCGGGCTGCGCGTGTCGCGCCTCACGCTGGGCGCGATGACGTTCGGCGCGGGCGAGGGGATCTGGGCGTCGATCGCGGGGCTGGACCGGCAGCAGGCCGGGCGGCTGGTCGGCCTCGCCGCCGAGCGCGGCGTGAACCTGATCGACACCGCCGACGCGTATTCACAAGGCCGCTCCGAGCAGGTGGTCGGCCAGGTGCTGGCCGATCTCGGGCTCGACGAGAGCCGCATGCTGGTGGCGACCAAGGTGCGCCTGCGCACCGGGCCGGGACCGAACCAGGTCGGGCTCGGCCGCTCGCACATCCTGCGCAGCGTCGAGACCAGCCTCGCGCGGCTCGGCCGCGATCACATCGACCTGCTGCAGCTGCACGATCGCGACGTGCTCACGCCGCTCGACGAGACGCTGCGCGCGCTCGACGATCTCGTCACGCAGGGCAAGGTCCGGCACGTGGGCGTCTGCAACTTCAGCGCGGCCGAACTCGAACGCGCCCGCGCGATCACCTCGCGCGCGCACTGGGTGCCGGTGACGAGCAACCAGGTCCACTATTCGCTCGCCATGCGCGACGTCGAGCACGAGATCGTGCCGGTCGCGCGGGAGCATCGCGTCGCGCTGATGGTGTGGAGCCCGCTATCGGGCGGCTACCTGACGGGCAAGTACACGGCGCTGAACGGCAGCCCGGCGCAGGGACGACGCGCGACGCTGAACTTTCCGCCGGTCGATCCGGCGCTCGTCGATCCGGTCGTCCACGAACTGCGTGCCGTGGCCGACGAACTCGGCGCCACGCCGGCACAGGTCGCGCTGGCCTGGCTGCTCGCGCGCGATTACGTGAGTAGCGTGATCGTCGGCGCCAGCTCGGAGGCGCAACTCGAGGCGAACCTCGGCGCGGGCGAACTGCGCCTCGCGGCGGCGCATCGCGAGCGGCTCGATCGCGTGTCGGCGTCGCGCGTGCCGTATCCGCAATGGATGCAGCAGTTCCATGACAAGGATCGGGTGTAA
- a CDS encoding LysR family transcriptional regulator, giving the protein MRVDQLAAMRLYVRIVETGSFGKAARALGMSASNATERIARLEATLGVRLLARTTRALAPTEAGARYFEVCRRVIDELDEVEASLSGSRDALAGRVRVDANVSIARAILVPRLPPWFEQYPGIRLELRMSDQRGDFVRDGIDFAIRIGGLEDQDLVHRPLGRPRRVTVASPAYLARMGRPATPDDLAKHRLIDFLLPRPGESLEWEFDADGQPAEHALPSVAGVADADARLQLAVAGAGIVQSLDFIAAPELRAGRLERLLTRWETPAPEIAILYPRDRHMPARTLATMDAFAAWIRASLEESER; this is encoded by the coding sequence ATGAGAGTCGACCAACTGGCCGCGATGCGCCTCTATGTCCGGATCGTCGAGACCGGCTCGTTCGGCAAGGCCGCGCGCGCGCTCGGCATGTCGGCCTCGAACGCGACCGAGCGCATCGCGCGGCTCGAGGCGACGCTCGGCGTGCGCCTGCTCGCGCGCACCACGCGCGCGCTGGCGCCGACCGAGGCCGGCGCGCGCTACTTCGAGGTGTGCCGCCGCGTGATCGACGAGCTCGACGAGGTGGAGGCGTCGCTGTCGGGCTCGCGCGACGCGCTGGCGGGCCGCGTGCGCGTCGACGCGAACGTGTCGATCGCGCGCGCGATCCTGGTGCCGCGCCTGCCGCCATGGTTCGAGCAGTATCCGGGCATCCGCCTCGAACTGAGGATGAGCGACCAGCGCGGCGACTTCGTGCGCGACGGCATCGATTTCGCGATCCGCATCGGCGGCCTGGAGGATCAGGATCTGGTCCACCGGCCGCTCGGCCGGCCGCGCCGCGTGACGGTGGCCTCGCCCGCCTACCTGGCGCGCATGGGCCGCCCCGCCACGCCCGACGACCTGGCGAAACACCGCCTGATCGACTTCCTGCTGCCGCGCCCCGGCGAGTCGCTCGAATGGGAGTTCGACGCCGACGGGCAGCCGGCCGAACACGCGCTGCCGTCGGTGGCCGGCGTCGCCGACGCCGACGCGCGGCTGCAACTCGCGGTGGCCGGCGCCGGCATCGTGCAGAGCCTCGACTTCATCGCGGCGCCCGAACTGCGCGCCGGACGCCTCGAACGGCTGCTGACGCGCTGGGAAACGCCGGCGCCCGAGATCGCGATCCTCTATCCGCGCGACCGCCATATGCCGGCGCGCACGCTCGCGACGATGGATGCGTTTGCCGCGTGGATTCGTGCTTCGCTTGAGGAGTCCGAACGATAG